A single genomic interval of Shewanella halotolerans harbors:
- a CDS encoding CoA transferase subunit A, with the protein MAGLNKLVASYEEALEGLTDNMTVMVGGFGLCGIPEGLIAQMVKSGAKGLTAISNNAGVDDFGLGLLLKSRQISTMIASYVGENATFEQQMLSGELNVILTPQGTLAEKIRAGGAGIPAFFTATGYGTPVAEGKETREIDGRHYVLEPALTADFALVRAWKADTMGNLVFRKTAANFNPMMATAGKITVVEAEHIVEPGELDPDHIHTPGIYVDRLIQGTFEKRIEQRTVKSK; encoded by the coding sequence ATGGCAGGACTCAATAAGCTGGTCGCCAGCTATGAAGAAGCATTGGAAGGTCTGACAGACAACATGACCGTCATGGTCGGTGGCTTCGGCCTCTGCGGTATTCCCGAAGGCTTGATCGCCCAGATGGTCAAGAGTGGTGCCAAGGGGCTCACCGCCATCTCGAACAACGCCGGGGTAGACGATTTCGGCCTGGGGCTGCTGCTCAAGAGCCGTCAGATCAGCACTATGATCGCCTCCTATGTGGGCGAGAACGCCACCTTCGAGCAGCAGATGCTCTCGGGTGAACTCAACGTGATCCTCACCCCGCAAGGCACCCTGGCCGAGAAGATCCGCGCCGGCGGCGCCGGTATCCCCGCCTTCTTCACCGCGACCGGTTACGGTACCCCAGTGGCCGAAGGCAAGGAGACCCGTGAGATCGACGGTCGTCACTATGTGCTCGAGCCTGCGCTGACCGCCGATTTCGCCCTGGTTCGCGCCTGGAAGGCCGATACCATGGGTAACCTGGTATTTCGCAAGACGGCGGCTAATTTCAACCCTATGATGGCCACAGCCGGTAAGATCACTGTGGTCGAAGCCGAGCATATCGTCGAGCCGGGCGAGCTGGATCCCGACCATATCCATACACCAGGCATCTATGTGGATCGCCTGATCCAAGGTACGTTCGAGAAGCGTATCGAGCAGCGCACAGTGAAGAGCAAATAG
- a CDS encoding hydroxymethylglutaryl-CoA lyase, with amino-acid sequence MSATNSFPSKVSIFEVGARDGLQNEKAVTTADKLTLIDQLGAAGLTRIEAGSFVSPKWVPQMADSGDIFRQLSKRPGVVYSALTPNLKGLELALDAGADEVAIFGAASQSFSQRNINCSIEESIERFIPVMEAAQAKQIPVRGYVSCVLGCPYEGEIQVEEVARVAEILYKMGCYEISLGDTIGVGTPLNARRMVEAVARRVPVEKLALHFHDTYGQALANILACLETGVSVIDSSVAGLGGCPYAKGASGNLATEDLVYMLHGMGIETGVDLNALITAGNNISQALGRVSGAKVARALTE; translated from the coding sequence ATGTCCGCGACGAACAGCTTTCCAAGCAAGGTCAGTATCTTCGAGGTCGGCGCCCGCGACGGCCTGCAGAACGAGAAGGCGGTCACCACCGCCGACAAGCTGACCCTTATCGATCAACTGGGCGCGGCGGGCCTGACCCGCATCGAGGCCGGCAGTTTCGTCTCCCCCAAGTGGGTACCGCAGATGGCCGACTCGGGCGATATCTTCCGCCAGCTCAGCAAACGCCCGGGCGTGGTCTACAGCGCCCTGACCCCTAACCTCAAGGGGCTGGAACTTGCGCTTGACGCCGGCGCCGACGAGGTGGCCATCTTCGGCGCCGCCTCGCAGAGCTTTAGCCAGCGTAACATCAACTGCTCTATCGAGGAGTCGATCGAGCGCTTCATCCCTGTGATGGAGGCGGCTCAGGCGAAACAGATCCCCGTGCGCGGCTATGTGTCTTGCGTGCTGGGCTGTCCCTACGAGGGCGAGATCCAGGTCGAGGAAGTGGCTCGCGTGGCAGAGATACTTTACAAAATGGGCTGCTACGAGATCTCTCTGGGTGACACCATAGGCGTTGGCACCCCCTTAAATGCCCGTAGAATGGTAGAAGCGGTCGCGCGCAGGGTGCCGGTGGAGAAACTGGCGCTACACTTTCATGACACCTATGGTCAGGCATTAGCCAATATTCTTGCCTGCCTGGAGACTGGCGTCAGCGTCATCGACAGCTCGGTGGCCGGCCTGGGTGGCTGCCCTTATGCCAAAGGCGCATCGGGCAACCTGGCCACGGAAGATCTGGTCTATATGCTCCACGGCATGGGCATAGAGACAGGTGTGGATCTTAACGCCCTGATCACCGCGGGTAACAACATCAGCCAGGCACTGGGTAGAGTCAGCGGTGCCAAGGTCGCACGCGCGCTAACAGAATAA
- a CDS encoding acetyl/propionyl/methylcrotonyl-CoA carboxylase subunit alpha produces MFTKLLIANRGEIACRIIKTAQVMGIKTVALYSDADKDARHVAMADESFYLGGSAPSESYLKGELILEIAKRSGAQAIHPGYGFLSENADFARQCEQAGIAFVGPSADAIDAMGSKSAAKIIMEQANVPLVPGYHGDDQSDEVLLKASKEIGFPQLIKAAYGGGGKGMRIVESESEALEAINSARREAASSFGNDKLLIERYLRQPRHVEVQVFADTQGNCIYLSDRDCSIQRRHQKVVEEAPAPGLSDSLRRAMGEAAVAAAKAIDYVGAGTVEFLLDTHASEESNSFYFMEMNTRLQVEHPVTEMVTGQDLVKWQLMVASGSELPLSQEDVRIHGHSFEVRIYAEDPQNEFLPASGKLNFLREPEQNRYVRIDSGIRENDVISNFYDPMIAKLIVWDESRPRALQRLVHALESYQISGLKHNIEFLANIAEHQAFSQADFSTDFIERYGDTLIGANLDGDNSHEQNGALAFAALYHLCAQKEQAKLTATNSQDPYSPWGQVSGFRLNRSGMHQLSLLDDEHEVQHLTLSQIGDCYYLNLNDQQLTLSGELKQDLLHAEINGHKSKIPVSREGDDFTLFLPSGSYHFRALQTEVVEEQANSEDKLKAPMNGTIVTHLVEVGDEVEAGQGLMVMEAMKMEYTIEAPFDGKVAAFFFQPGELVSDGALLLEVTAKEDA; encoded by the coding sequence ATGTTTACCAAATTATTGATCGCCAACCGTGGCGAAATCGCCTGCAGAATCATCAAGACCGCACAGGTCATGGGCATCAAGACGGTCGCCCTCTATTCGGACGCCGACAAGGACGCCCGCCATGTGGCCATGGCCGACGAGTCCTTCTACCTGGGCGGCAGCGCCCCGAGCGAGTCTTACCTCAAGGGCGAATTAATCCTGGAGATCGCCAAGCGCAGCGGCGCCCAGGCGATCCATCCTGGCTACGGTTTCTTGTCGGAAAACGCCGATTTTGCCCGCCAGTGTGAACAGGCCGGTATCGCCTTCGTCGGCCCGAGCGCCGATGCAATAGATGCCATGGGCAGCAAGAGCGCCGCCAAGATCATCATGGAACAGGCCAATGTGCCCCTGGTACCCGGTTATCACGGCGACGACCAGAGCGACGAGGTGCTGCTCAAGGCCTCTAAAGAAATAGGCTTCCCTCAGCTGATCAAGGCCGCCTACGGCGGTGGTGGTAAAGGGATGCGTATCGTCGAGTCCGAGTCTGAGGCCCTGGAGGCGATCAACTCGGCGCGCCGCGAAGCCGCCTCCTCCTTTGGCAACGACAAGCTGCTGATCGAGCGCTACCTGAGACAGCCTCGCCACGTCGAGGTGCAGGTGTTTGCCGATACCCAGGGCAACTGCATCTATCTGTCGGATCGCGACTGCTCCATCCAGCGTCGTCACCAGAAGGTGGTCGAAGAAGCTCCGGCCCCAGGCCTGTCTGACAGCCTGCGCCGCGCCATGGGCGAGGCCGCCGTGGCCGCCGCCAAGGCGATCGACTATGTGGGCGCCGGCACGGTAGAGTTTCTGCTGGACACCCATGCGAGCGAGGAGAGCAACAGCTTCTACTTCATGGAGATGAACACCCGTCTGCAGGTGGAACATCCGGTAACTGAGATGGTCACAGGCCAAGATCTGGTCAAGTGGCAGCTAATGGTCGCCAGCGGCAGCGAACTGCCCCTGAGCCAGGAGGATGTACGCATCCACGGCCACTCCTTCGAGGTACGTATCTACGCCGAAGACCCACAGAACGAGTTCCTGCCCGCCAGCGGCAAGCTCAACTTCCTTCGTGAGCCTGAGCAGAACCGCTATGTGCGCATCGATTCCGGCATACGCGAGAACGATGTGATCAGTAACTTCTACGACCCTATGATCGCCAAGCTGATCGTCTGGGACGAGTCGCGCCCCCGCGCCCTGCAGCGCCTGGTGCACGCCCTGGAGTCATACCAGATCAGCGGCCTCAAGCACAACATAGAGTTTCTGGCCAACATCGCCGAGCACCAGGCCTTCAGCCAGGCAGACTTCAGCACTGACTTTATCGAGCGTTATGGCGACACCCTGATAGGTGCCAACCTGGATGGCGACAACAGCCATGAGCAGAATGGCGCCCTGGCCTTCGCCGCCCTCTATCACCTGTGCGCCCAGAAGGAACAGGCTAAGCTAACCGCCACCAACAGCCAGGATCCCTACTCTCCCTGGGGACAGGTGAGCGGCTTCAGGCTTAACCGCAGCGGCATGCATCAGCTCTCCCTGCTGGACGATGAGCATGAGGTGCAGCACCTGACCCTGAGCCAGATTGGCGATTGCTACTACCTGAACCTGAACGATCAACAACTGACCCTGAGCGGCGAACTGAAACAAGATCTGCTACACGCCGAGATCAACGGCCACAAGAGCAAGATCCCCGTCAGCCGCGAAGGCGACGACTTCACCCTCTTCCTGCCGAGCGGCAGCTATCACTTCCGCGCCCTGCAGACAGAGGTAGTGGAGGAGCAGGCCAACAGCGAAGACAAGCTCAAGGCGCCGATGAACGGCACTATCGTCACTCACCTGGTCGAGGTGGGCGATGAGGTCGAGGCGGGTCAAGGCCTGATGGTGATGGAAGCGATGAAGATGGAATACACCATAGAGGCGCCGTTTGACGGCAAGGTGGCGGCCTTCTTCTTCCAGCCAGGCGAATTGGTGAGCGACGGCGCCCTGCTGCTCGAAGTCACTGCGAAAGAGGACGCTTAA